The sequence CGAGCAGGGGCATGGTCAGTGCCGGGTAGTCCTTCAGATCGGCGATGTCCTGCTGGAAGGTCTGGTACCAGCCGTTCCCCCCGCGGATCGCGTCCGGCGTGTCGTACGCGGCGGCGTAGATGGCTCGGGTCTCCTCGCTGAAGGCCTTGGGGTCGCCGCCCTGGAAGTCGATCAGCCAGTCGACGACGAACCGGAACCGGCCCTCAAGAAGCCGCCCGGGCAACCGGTCGAGCATGTTGAACGCGAACCACCACGGTGCCGGTTGGCCCGGCTGGGGCAGCATGCGTATCTCGTTGAATATCTCGGTGGGATGCCCGGCCTCCCACAGAGCGACCTTCCGGGTCGCTTCAGGGTGGTTCGCGGCGAAGCTGTGGGCCACCATCGACCCGATGTCCTCGCCCGCGACATCGACCTGGTCGTGCCCGAGGGCGCGGACCAGCTCGTAGACGTCCCGGGCCATGGTCTTCTTGTCGTAGCCGTCCAGGGGCTTGTCGGAGTCGCCCATGCCGCGCAG is a genomic window of Streptomyces sp. NBC_00414 containing:
- a CDS encoding alpha/beta fold hydrolase — encoded protein: MAMLKGFKSDFAEVNGVRLHYVTGGQGSPLVLLPGWPRTWYQFHKVMPALARHHQVIAVDLRGMGDSDKPLDGYDKKTMARDVYELVRALGHDQVDVAGEDIGSMVAHSFAANHPEATRKVALWEAGHPTEIFNEIRMLPQPGQPAPWWFAFNMLDRLPGRLLEGRFRFVVDWLIDFQGGDPKAFSEETRAIYAAAYDTPDAIRGGNGWYQTFQQDIADLKDYPALTMPLLGIGGMYYELLLAQLEGLAVDARFVELKGAGHYLAEERPDDIVRELVAFFA